Proteins from a genomic interval of Lelliottia amnigena:
- a CDS encoding oxidoreductase encodes MAEQLEFFPVQSPCRGICQSDERGFCRGCMRSRDERFNWQKMSDAQKQDVIRLCRQRLLRKLRANKPSETEEPQQPSLF; translated from the coding sequence GTGGCAGAGCAGCTGGAGTTTTTCCCCGTCCAGAGCCCGTGCCGGGGCATTTGTCAGTCGGATGAACGCGGTTTTTGCCGGGGCTGCATGCGCAGTCGTGACGAGCGTTTTAACTGGCAAAAGATGAGCGATGCGCAGAAGCAGGACGTGATCCGACTGTGCCGTCAGCGTTTGTTGCGTAAATTACGCGCAAACAAACCTTCCGAAACCGAAGAACCGCAGCAACCTTCACTTTTTTAG
- the eptA gene encoding cell division protein, giving the protein MMWSVKKLQCSDLTFTLGCALFFTLVNAMFISRSWSIIAPAHLHDLLFAASVPLVLFCGWVIVFSVIGLPFIRKPLLILLAVGCAGATYFMHTYGAVIDKNMMVNVFETNSQEATALVTPQMLLWIAGIGLIPSIALLFIRVRSGKWWYTLLMRLAAFLGALMVIILVASVFYKDYASLFRNNKSIVKMVTPANYVSAMMKYSQERWFAGDQTLVRIGQDAHKGPAILAQKKKTVLILVVGEASRAANYSLNGYERDTNPQLKQQNVINFPHASSCGTETAVSVPCMFSGMPRKKYDADLAHHQEGLLDVLAHAGVNVLWRENDGGCKGACNRVPHTDMTQWKLDQFCKDKSCIDDVNFYRLDNVLDGLKQDTVLVIHLMGSHGPAYFQRYPQAYRRFTPTCDTNQIQDCDHQALINTYDNTILYTDSVLGKAIDTLKARQATMNTALIYLSDHGESLGENGVYLHGTPYLLAPEQQTHIPFMFWLSPDYVKNFRVNETCLREQAAKQTVSQDNLFSTALGMMNIKSSVYQPQMDILTPCRAS; this is encoded by the coding sequence ATGATGTGGTCAGTGAAAAAGTTACAGTGTAGCGATTTAACCTTCACCCTGGGCTGTGCCCTGTTTTTTACCCTCGTTAATGCGATGTTCATTAGCCGTAGCTGGAGCATTATCGCGCCAGCGCATTTGCATGACCTGTTATTCGCCGCATCGGTGCCTCTGGTGCTGTTTTGCGGGTGGGTGATCGTTTTTAGCGTGATAGGTCTCCCTTTTATCCGCAAGCCCTTGCTCATTTTGTTAGCGGTGGGATGCGCCGGTGCGACTTACTTTATGCATACCTACGGCGCGGTTATCGATAAGAACATGATGGTAAATGTTTTCGAAACGAACTCACAGGAAGCCACCGCGCTGGTGACACCGCAGATGCTGCTGTGGATTGCAGGCATTGGCCTGATCCCTTCCATCGCGTTGCTGTTCATTCGTGTTCGTTCCGGTAAATGGTGGTACACGCTGCTGATGCGTTTAGCCGCCTTCCTCGGTGCGTTAATGGTCATTATCCTGGTAGCCTCTGTGTTTTATAAGGACTACGCCTCGCTGTTTCGCAACAACAAAAGCATTGTCAAAATGGTCACCCCGGCCAATTACGTCAGCGCAATGATGAAATACAGCCAGGAGCGCTGGTTTGCAGGCGATCAAACGCTGGTGCGTATCGGACAAGATGCCCATAAAGGCCCGGCAATCCTTGCCCAGAAGAAAAAGACCGTACTGATCCTGGTGGTGGGCGAAGCGTCTCGCGCAGCGAACTATTCTCTGAACGGATATGAACGCGACACCAATCCGCAGTTGAAGCAACAAAATGTGATTAATTTCCCGCATGCCTCATCGTGCGGCACAGAAACAGCGGTTTCCGTTCCTTGCATGTTCTCGGGTATGCCGCGTAAAAAATATGACGCCGATTTAGCCCATCATCAGGAAGGGTTGCTGGACGTACTGGCACATGCTGGCGTTAACGTCCTCTGGCGTGAAAATGATGGCGGCTGTAAAGGCGCATGTAATCGCGTACCGCATACCGACATGACGCAGTGGAAGCTGGATCAGTTTTGCAAAGATAAATCCTGTATTGACGATGTGAATTTCTATCGACTTGATAACGTGCTGGATGGCCTTAAGCAGGATACCGTACTGGTGATTCACCTGATGGGTAGCCACGGCCCGGCCTACTTTCAGCGCTACCCGCAGGCATACCGACGCTTCACCCCAACCTGCGACACCAACCAAATTCAGGACTGCGATCACCAGGCGCTGATAAATACTTATGACAACACCATTCTTTATACGGACAGCGTGCTCGGCAAGGCGATCGACACCTTAAAAGCACGCCAGGCGACGATGAATACCGCCCTGATTTATCTGTCCGATCACGGTGAATCATTGGGTGAGAATGGCGTGTACCTGCACGGCACACCGTATCTGTTAGCACCAGAACAGCAAACGCATATTCCCTTTATGTTCTGGCTCTCACCGGACTACGTCAAAAACTTCCGCGTAAATGAGACTTGCTTGCGCGAGCAGGCGGCAAAACAGACCGTATCGCAGGATAATTTATTCTCGACCGCGCTGGGTATGATGAACATAAAATCATCGGTTTATCAGCCGCAGATGGACATACTGACACCGTGCCGCGCATCATGA
- the ydhF gene encoding aldo/keto reductase, with the protein MVQRIALAPQGPEFSRFVMGYWRLMDWNMSPRQLVSFIEEHLDLGITTVDHADIYGGYLCEAAFGEAMKLAPALRERMEIVTKCGIATTANPDNALGHYITDSDHIIKSAEQSLVNLATDRLDLLLIHRPDPLMDADEVAAAFLNLHQSGKVRHFGVSNFTLRNSHCFSLVCRLRSRPTRLKSPRYTSHCCLMARSISCNSCVFGLWRGLVSAVAVCSMTTLSSRYVMSSRPLPVNSTPKASSKSCTPG; encoded by the coding sequence ATGGTTCAGCGCATTGCCCTTGCCCCGCAGGGCCCGGAGTTTTCACGTTTTGTCATGGGTTACTGGCGCTTAATGGACTGGAATATGTCCCCGCGCCAGCTGGTGAGTTTCATTGAGGAACATCTCGACCTCGGGATCACCACTGTCGATCATGCTGATATTTATGGCGGTTATCTCTGTGAGGCGGCGTTTGGCGAGGCGATGAAGTTAGCGCCTGCGCTGCGTGAACGTATGGAGATTGTCACTAAATGTGGCATCGCGACCACGGCGAATCCGGACAATGCGCTAGGTCATTACATCACTGACAGCGATCACATCATTAAAAGTGCCGAGCAGTCGCTGGTAAATCTGGCGACCGACCGCCTTGATCTGCTGCTGATCCACCGTCCAGACCCGTTGATGGACGCCGATGAAGTCGCTGCCGCGTTCCTCAATTTGCACCAGAGCGGAAAAGTGCGTCACTTTGGCGTATCCAACTTTACCCTGCGCAATTCACACTGCTTCAGTCTCGTTTGCCGTTTACGCTCGCGACCAACCAGGTTGAAATCTCCCCGGTACACCAGCCACTGCTGCTTGATGGCACGCTCGATCAGCTGCAACAGCTGCGTATTCGGCCTATGGCGTGGTCTTGTCTCGGCGGTGGCCGTCTGTTCAATGACGACGCTTTCCAGCCGTTACGTGATGAGCTCCAGACCGTTGCCCGTGAACTCAACGCCGAAAGCATCGAGCAAGTCGTGTACGCCTGGATAA
- the nemR_1 gene encoding TetR family transcriptional regulator, translating to MSRNTEHDTREHLLATGEQLCMHRGFTGMGLSELLKTAEVPKGSFYHYFRSKEAFGVAMLERHYACYHQRLATHFSCGEGSYRDRVLNYYQETLRQFCEKGIISGCLTVKLSAEVCDLSEDMRTAMDKGASGVIALLAQALEKGRDEKTLNFTGDALTQAQVLYALWLGANLQAKISRSAVPLESALAHVENSITTPVV from the coding sequence ATGAGCAGAAATACTGAACACGATACGCGCGAACATCTACTGGCAACCGGCGAGCAACTTTGTATGCATCGCGGGTTTACCGGCATGGGTCTTAGCGAGTTGCTTAAAACCGCTGAGGTGCCTAAAGGTTCGTTTTATCACTACTTTCGCTCGAAAGAGGCGTTTGGCGTCGCGATGCTGGAACGGCACTATGCTTGCTACCATCAGCGACTCGCCACTCACTTTTCGTGTGGCGAAGGCAGCTACAGGGATCGTGTTCTTAACTATTATCAGGAAACACTGAGACAATTTTGCGAGAAAGGCATTATCAGTGGTTGTCTGACCGTCAAACTGTCTGCCGAAGTGTGCGATCTTTCTGAAGATATGCGCACGGCGATGGACAAGGGGGCCAGCGGCGTTATCGCTTTGCTGGCCCAGGCGCTGGAAAAAGGTCGCGATGAAAAAACGCTGAACTTTACCGGTGACGCCCTGACCCAGGCTCAAGTCCTTTATGCGCTGTGGTTAGGGGCAAACCTGCAAGCTAAGATTTCCCGCAGCGCCGTGCCGCTCGAAAGCGCGCTGGCGCATGTGGAAAACAGCATTACGACGCCTGTCGTTTAA
- the nemA_1 gene encoding N-ethylmaleimide reductase has translation MSAEKLFTPLKVGAVTAPNRVFMAPLTRLRSIEPGDIPTPLMGEYYRQRASSGLIISEATQISAQAKGYAGAPGLHSPEQIAAWKKITAGVHAEDGRIAVQLWHTGRISHSSIQPGGEAPVSASALNAGTRTSLRDENGQAIRVDTSTPRALELDEIPGIVNDFRQAVANAREAGFDLVELHSAHGYLLHQFLSPSSNQRTDQYGGSVENRARLVLEVVDAVCQEWNPDRIGIRVSPIGSFQNVDNGPNEEADALYLIEELAKRGIAYLHMSEPDWAGGAPYSDAFREKVRARFHGVIIGAGAYTPEKAEDLINKGLIDAVAFGRDYIANPDLVARLERKVELNPQRPESFYGGGAEGYTDYPSL, from the coding sequence ATGTCAGCAGAAAAATTATTCACCCCACTAAAAGTGGGCGCGGTCACTGCGCCGAATCGCGTATTTATGGCCCCACTCACCCGTCTGCGTAGTATTGAGCCGGGTGATATTCCTACCCCGCTGATGGGTGAATACTATCGCCAGCGCGCCAGCTCCGGCCTGATTATCTCCGAAGCAACGCAGATTTCCGCGCAGGCAAAAGGTTATGCTGGCGCACCTGGGCTGCACAGCCCGGAGCAAATCGCGGCATGGAAAAAAATCACCGCGGGCGTTCACGCTGAAGATGGCCGCATCGCCGTTCAGCTGTGGCACACCGGTCGTATCTCACATAGCAGCATTCAACCTGGCGGCGAAGCCCCTGTTTCTGCCTCCGCGTTAAACGCTGGCACGCGCACCTCTTTGCGTGATGAAAACGGCCAGGCTATTCGTGTCGACACCTCTACGCCGCGCGCACTTGAACTCGACGAAATCCCAGGCATCGTTAACGATTTCCGTCAGGCTGTGGCGAATGCGCGTGAAGCCGGCTTTGATTTAGTCGAACTGCACTCTGCACACGGTTATCTGTTGCACCAGTTCCTGTCACCGTCATCCAACCAGCGTACCGATCAGTACGGCGGTAGCGTTGAAAACCGTGCTCGCCTGGTGCTTGAAGTGGTGGACGCCGTGTGTCAGGAGTGGAACCCGGATCGTATCGGTATTCGTGTTTCTCCAATCGGTTCTTTCCAGAATGTGGATAACGGTCCAAACGAAGAAGCTGATGCACTGTATCTGATCGAAGAGCTGGCAAAACGCGGGATCGCGTATCTGCATATGTCCGAGCCAGACTGGGCAGGCGGCGCGCCGTACTCTGATGCATTCCGTGAAAAAGTCCGTGCGCGTTTCCACGGTGTGATTATCGGTGCAGGCGCCTACACGCCTGAGAAAGCGGAAGATTTAATTAACAAAGGTTTGATTGACGCGGTGGCATTTGGTCGCGATTACATCGCGAACCCTGACCTGGTGGCACGTCTTGAGCGTAAAGTGGAATTGAACCCGCAGCGCCCTGAGAGCTTCTACGGCGGCGGCGCTGAAGGCTACACCGACTACCCTTCTTTATAA